In Oryza sativa Japonica Group chromosome 11, ASM3414082v1, the following are encoded in one genomic region:
- the LOC4349762 gene encoding suppressor of mec-8 and unc-52 protein homolog 2 has protein sequence MSSKKNYYKEKMMRRKEEKKEEPETPRYRDRAKERREDQNPDYEPTELGSFHAVAPPGADLRLADAHKISIEKSKYLGGDLEHTHLVKGLDYALLHKVRSEIEKKPEAEDGKDTQSRSTKEDQAVSFRTAAAKSVYQWIIKPQSIIKSNEMFLPGRMAFIYNMEDGLTNDIPTTLHRSKADCSVPEEMVTVSVDGSVLDRIAKIMSYLRLGSSGKVLKKKKKERDTKGKNSLASGDYDEVARPGQTNGSALKHQFEKDMPPPPPPRNNNLSKNEKPSAPVARADEDDIFVGDGVYYSVPNKEMSQSPVSEDMDESPHNHQKQSYFTEEKPIYGPIPPSDPAQAWPQPNAYDAIQAQMVAAGYQGEWSGYQYGEQQMAYPEQYMQQSAQDCDVLADPNITQDPRLMTQADKDRGLGSVFKRDDERLKQLREKDAREKDPNFISDSYSECYPGYQEYNHEIAGSDEEDDLSKMDMGGRAKGRLHRWDFETEEEWATYNDQKEAMPKAAFQFGVKMQDGRKTRKQNKDQKLTNDLHKINKILARKKGDKDGGHDGGHYDDDMPSGKKQRA, from the exons AACCCTGATTATGAACCTACAGAGCTTGGTTCATTTCATGCTGTGGCACCTCCTGGAGCAGATTTAAG GCTAGCAGATGCACACAAGATATCTATTGAGAAAAGCAAATATCTCGGAG GTGATCTGGAACATACACATTTGGTCAAAGGCTTGGACTATGCTCTACTTCACAAAGTACGaagtgaaatagaaaagaagcCTGAAGCAGAAGATGGAAAGGATACACAGTCAAG GTctacaaaagaagatcaagcaGTCTCATTCCGCACTGCAGCTGCAAAG TCTGTCTATCAATGGATCATAAAGCCACAAAGCATCATAAAGTCGAATGAAATGTTTCTTCCTGGTCGGATGGCATTTATTTACAACATG GAGGATGGACTTACCAATGATATTCCGACAACACTTCACAGGAGCAAAGCTGATTGCTCTGTTCCAGAG GAGATGGTAACTGTCAGTGTGGATGGTTCTGTACTTGATAGGATTGCTAAAATCATGTCATACCTTCGACTTGGATCATCTGGGAAAGtcttgaagaaaaagaaaaaggagagggaCACAAAAG GGAAGAACAGTTTAGCAAGTGGTGACTACGATGAGGTAGCTAGACCTGGCCAAACTAATGGGTCTGCTCTGAAACATCAATTTGAAAAGGAtatgccaccgccgccaccccctcgAAATAATAATTTAAGCAAAAATGAGAAACCGTCTGCTCCAGTTGCTAGAGCAGATGAAGATGACATTTTTGTTGGAGATGGGGTTTACTATTCTGTTCCTAACAAGGAAATGAGCCAGAGCCCTGTCTCTGAAGATATGGATGAGTCCCCACATAACCATCAGAAGCAGTCCTATTTCACTGAAGAGAAACCTATCTATGGGCCCATCCCACCATCTGACCCTGCTCAAGCTTGGCCACAACCG AATGCGTACGATGCTATTCAAGCTCAAATGGTAGCTGCTGGATATCAAGGGGAGTGGTCAGGCTATCAGTATGGCGAACAACAGATGGCTTATCCAGAACAGTACATGCAACAAAGCGCTCAGGACTGTGATGTACTAGCTGATCCAAATATAACCCAGGATCCAAGGTTGATGACTCAAGCAGATAAAGACAGAGGTCTTGGTTCTGTTTTCAAACGCGATGATGAAAGGCTTAAACAGCTGAGGGAGAAAGATGCACGGGAGAAAGATCCTAATTTTATCTCGGATAGTTACTCCGAGTGCTATCCTGGTTATCAGGAGTATAATCATGAGATTGCAGGCAGCGATGAAGAAGATGATTTATCGAAGATGGACATGGGTGGCCGG GCTAAGGGCCGTCTTCACAGGTGGGACTTTGAGACAGAAGAGGAGTGGGCCACATACAACGACCAGAAGGAAGCCATGCCGAAGGCTGCATTCCAGTTTGGGGTGAAGATGCAGGATGGCAGGAAGACGAGGAAGCAGAACAAGGACCAGAAGCTCACGAATGACCTCCACAAAATCAACAAGATACTTGCGAGAAAGAAAGGTGACAAAGATGGAGGGCATGATGGCGGGCATTACGATGATGATATGCCAAGTGGGAAGAAGCAACGTGCCTGA